CCTGCGCGACCAGTTGGGCGAGGTTGTCACCGCTTTCGAACTGATGTCGGCGCTTGGCCTGTCGCTGGCGCTAAAGCACTTTCCCACCCTGCGCGACCCGTTCAGGGACCGGCACGACTGGTATGTGGTCGCTGATATCGCAGGGCCCCGTGCCCTGAGTGACTGGCTGGAAGCCGCGCTTGCGCAGGCATTCGAGGCCGGTCTGATCAAGGATGCCGTGGTCGCTGCATCCGGCGCGCAGGCGGCAGATCTTTGGGCGCTCCGCGAGAATGCGTTCGAATACAACAAGCTGGAGGGGGTGCTATACAGTTCAGACACCTCGGTGCCGCTTGGCCAGATCGGGGATTTTATTGACCGGACCGCACGGGATCTCGCCGAATGGGATTCCAGCCTACGCGCCAATTTCTACGGCCATATTGGCGATGGCAACATCCATGTGAATGTTTTTGCACCCGAGAACGCGCGGCAGGTGTTTCTCGAACACCGTCCCGACGCCGCCGCCCGGATCGCCGATATCATCGACACCGCAACCCTTGACTGCGACGGCTCGATCAGTGCCGAACACGGTATCGGGCGGGCCAAGGTCGATGCCCTGAAACGCCATGGCGACCCGGTCAAGCTGGCGATGATGCGGCACATCAAACAGGCGCTCGACCCCAATGGCATCCTGAACCCGGGTGCCGTCTTGTGACGCCCCATCAGCCTCACCGCACCCGATGACCTGGGAGGCATGGATATCCCTCGTTCTGGTCGCAGGCGTCGCTATCGTCACGCCGGGGCCGGGGAACCTGAACACGCTTCGCCGGGCGGTCGAGCTGGGATACCGAAGCGCCATCTTCAGTGTCATGGGCAATGCTGCGGGCCTGATGGTGCTGGGGGCCGCGACTGGCATTGGCTTGCTCGCGATGCTGATCGCCTCGCCGGGTGCCTGGGCGCTGTTTCAATGGGTGGGCATCGGGTTCCTGCTGTTTCTTGGCGCGCAAATGATCCTGACTTCTTCACATGTCTGCACGGCGTCTACCCCGGCATCACGTCGCACGAGGTTTCACCTCTTTGCCGAAGCGGCCGGCGTCTCTGCTCTGAACCCGAAGGCAGCGCTGTTTTTCGTCGCCATCTTCCCGCTCTATACCGACCCGGACCGGCCAATGCCGCTCCAGGTTTTCCTGATCGTTGCCACATGCCTGAGCATCTCGGTGATGTCGCATGCGCTTTACATCCTTCTGGCACATCAGATGCGCCCGCATCTGAGCCGCCCGGCATCGTATCGCGCGTTCCGGCTGTGTTCGGGATTGGTCATGCTTGGCCTTGCCCTGTGGTTGTTGATGCAGAATGTTGCAGGGACCGAGGTTGCCGGATGATTGGCGCAATCAACGCGGAAAGGATCGATCATGTCCAAACAAACCCGTGAGCTTCTTACCAGCACCCATTGGGGCACATACCGGGTCGAGGTGAAGGACGGCAAGGTAACAGCACTGCGCGGGTTCGAGGAAGACCCCGATCCTTCGGCTATTGGTCCGGGCATCGTCGATGTGCTGGACGGGCCAACCCGGATCACCGCACCAATGGTGCGCAAGGGCTGGCTGGAGGGTGGCCCGGGTGCGGCGGGCGACCGGCGCGGGGCCGACGATTTCGTCGAGATTACCTGGGACGAGGCCAACCGGATTGTCGCGAACGAGCTGGACCGTGTCCGAAAGACCCATGGGAACCGGGCGATCTATGCCGGCTCCTATGGCTGGGCCAGCGCCGGACGGTTTCACCATGCGCAAAGCCAGCTTAAACGGTTCCTGAACTGCATCGGCGGATTCACCGGATCGAAGAACACTTACTCCTTCGCAGCCGCCGAGGTCGTTGTGCCCCATATCCTCGGCGACTTCCGGACCTATATCGACACGACCACAAGCTGGGCAAGCATCGCGTCGGATTGCGAGCTCTTTGTTGCCTTTGGCGGGGTGCCTCTGAAGAACGGCCAGATCAGCCAGGGCGGCACCGGCGCGCATGTGCAGAGGGGCGGGCTTCTGGCCGCCCATGAGGCAGGCGTCAGGTTCGTGAACATCTCGCCCCTGCGCTCGGATATTCTCGATCGCGTCGGGGCGGATTGGCTGGCCATCCGGCCCAGCACCGATGTGGCGCTGATGCTGGCGCTGGCCCATGTCCTGCTGAACGAGGGTTTGCACGATCCCGACTTCCTCGACCGCTTTACCGTTGGTTTTGATCGCTTCGCGGCGTATCTTAGGGGCGGAACGGACGGGCAGGCCAAAACGCCCGAATGGGCGGCAGAGATCTGCGGGATACCGGCCGGAACCATTGCAAAGCTGGCCCGTGACATGGCCGCCAGCCGCACGATGATCTCGACGGCCTGGGCGCTGACACGGCAGGATCACGGCGAACAACCCTTTTGGGCGGCGATTGCGCTGGCCGCGATGCTGGGGCAAATCGGCCTGCCAGGTACCGGTATCGGCTTCGGCTATTCGGCGATGAACAATACCGGGCTGAACCGGCGCCAGATCAACTATGCGTCCTTTCCACAGGGCCGGAACCCGGTCCCGGATTTCATTCCCGTGGCACGTGTCACCGAGATGCTGGAAAATCCAGGGGGGCGGTTCGAGTATGACGGCAAGACCTACGAATACCCCGACATCCGACTGGTCTGGTGGGCGGGTGGCAACCCGTTTCACCACCATCAGGACCTGAACAGGATGCGCCGTGCCTGGGCCCGACCCGAGACGATCATCGCCAACGAATGGTGCTGGAATGCCCTGGCACAACACGCCGATATCGTGCTGCCCTGTACCACCCCGCTTGAGCGTAGCGATATCGCCTTGACACCCAAGGACCCCTACCAGGTGGTGATGGATCAAGCCATCTTGCCCGTCGGACAAGCACGGGACGACCACGGCATCTTTCGCGGGGTCGCTGCCGAGATGGGGGTGGAAGACATGTTTACCGAAGGCAAAAGCGCCGGGGAATGGCAGCGCTGGCTCTGGGATGTCTCGCGCCAGCAGGCGGCGGAACAGGGTGTGGAATTGCCCGGCTGGGACAGGTTGCAGCGGGACGGCTGGATCCGGGTTCCCGCCCCCGCTGCACCGACGATCATGCTGGAAGCCTTCCGCACCGACCCGACAGCCAATCCTTTGGCGACGCCTTCGGGCAAGATCGAGATCTATTCCGAAACTATCGCGGGCTTCGGCTATGACGATTGCCCCGGCCACCCGGCCTGGATGGAGCCTGCCGAATGGCTGGGCCGCGCTGACCCGGGCCAGTTGCACATGATCTCGAACCAGCCGCGCAACAAGCTGCACAGCCAGCTGGACCACGGCTCGGTCAGTCGCGCCGATCGTCCCAAAGGCGTCGAACCGGTCATGATGCATCCGGCTGATGCCGCCGCACGCAAACTGACGGGCGGCCAGATCGTACGCCTGCACAACACACGCGGAGCCTGTCTGGCTGAATTGAGGCTGAGCGACGCCATCCGCCCCGGCGTGATCCAGATCGCCACTGGCGCCTGGCTCGACCCCCAGGGTGACCTCTGCCGCCGTGGCAACCCCAACATGCTCACCCTCGACAAGGGCACATCGAAACTGGCTCAGGGACCAATCGCCCATTCCTGTCTGGTAATGGTCGAAGCCTGTGCAGAAGCGTAGCCAAAAAATCGCCGTCAAAATTCCCAGCCGCTCCAAACCACTCTTTGAGGATGATGAATTTGAGACTTGGCAGATATCGACGCGTTGGACACTGGTGCAACTTCTGCTGCAGGACCAATGGCGAATATCCACACTCAATTCACGAGAAGCCAATGAAATCAGAAAATGAGTTCCATTGAGAAAGAAACTGACGGCAGGTATTCACTCCGCGCGGTAGCTTGAAGCGTTCCGCCAAAAACCTGAAGCACCGGTTTATGGCGGAACGCTTTAGCCAAAAATGCGGCTGCAGCGAAAACCTTGCTGCGAGCGCACGCAGCGAGAAAATCCTATTCACGGGTTGGACTTATCGCGGACCTTGACCGCGTTAGTCACGAGTGGCCGGGTCAGGGCATCTCTGCCGTTCGCTGCGCGGTGCCTGAACTGGAAAGAAGCGGTCGAAGCGTCATTTCGCTGCACTTGCGCCAATGTCTGTTTTGGGTGACTGATGGCGGGCCATGACATTTAGAGAATTCAGCAATATTACTTTCGCTATCGGAATGCTCTTAGCACTGTCCGCTTGCTCTTCAGGATACGTAGCTACCGCCAACCTTCAGGGGAGCGCGACTGCGAGCATGTCTGTTACGCCCATGTTCGGTTTTCACAGCGACTGGACCAGAGAATTCACCATCAATGACGGTAATACGACAGCTTCCATCGACCTTTCTGAAGATACAGGATGGTGGCGAGGCTCCCACTTATATCTCCACTCTTCAGGCACTTATGTTGTCCACGAAGGACAAAATGGGTGTTTCGACTTTACTCTCGAGCCAGTTTCGTTTGATGCTCGCGTCTCGATATCGTGCGCCAAGATGGCCGATAAGGCTGCTCGACTCTCGGCGGATAGTCCCGAACTGGACGGATATCCAGCGTCGAGATACTATGTCGGGTTGTTCTATATCGGCAGGTTCGTTGAAGCTGGTCACGTACAAGAGTTGCGGGACACGCGTGCCGAAACACCAATCGTCTTCCAAACATACGAACAACAAGCCGAGCCAGAACTGCCAGAAATTCTGTAAATAGACGTTCGTGCGCAACGCAGCATCGGTCAAAGTGGGCTCAGAGTACGAATTCGTCGCAGTTTGAACGAACGACGGCTTCAGGGAACCTGATGTACCTTCTCGTCCAGAACCGCCCTAGAAGAAGCGGCGCACTGGGGGCCGATCACCAGAAAAAAGTGGCCGCTATATCGTCCTTGGTCGGCGGCCGGAGGATCGAGGGATACAGAGGCGAAAGCGCTCGCATGTCTGAATAGAGTAGCGGGCCGACAATCCGGCATCCGAAAGTTACAACATTTTTTACAACATGCCCTATCAGGCCTTGGCAAAGCCTTCAGAACAAAAAGGGAAATTCGAACTACCTGTTCCATCCAACATAGGGGCCACAAGCAATCTAGCGCGTTGATTTATTTGATTTTTTGTGCATCCTTAAACTGTTGGCGGCGGATTTGGCTCACGCTGGAATACGCCCCAGTATCCCCGAATTTGCCCCTCTGCGACGACTCATTGCGCACATGAGCCGCAAGACGAAAATGGCCTCCCTCTACCCGCGCTCCCCTCCGGTGCCTGACCCGCGTCCAGATCAGACGACAGGCTGGCTCACGCGAGCGAGACGTTCCTCCGTCGCGACGATGCCGCACGCTCAAGCCCGCCAGGCGGAGAGCCCTGCGTCGATCAGGGGCCTCGCACCTACAAGCACGTCCGTTGCCCGCCTCCAGACCTTTGGCCACCTCATTGACGCGTCTGTAACCGATATGTGCGAGGTAGGGAAACCGCCGCGTCGCGAGCCAAGGCCGCCACGCTCACAACGCTCAAGCGTGATTTTGGGAAGGAACGGATCGGTCACCTCGACCGGTCCGAGCCTGATTGA
The window above is part of the Ruegeria pomeroyi DSS-3 genome. Proteins encoded here:
- a CDS encoding molybdopterin guanine dinucleotide-containing S/N-oxide reductase, which produces MSKQTRELLTSTHWGTYRVEVKDGKVTALRGFEEDPDPSAIGPGIVDVLDGPTRITAPMVRKGWLEGGPGAAGDRRGADDFVEITWDEANRIVANELDRVRKTHGNRAIYAGSYGWASAGRFHHAQSQLKRFLNCIGGFTGSKNTYSFAAAEVVVPHILGDFRTYIDTTTSWASIASDCELFVAFGGVPLKNGQISQGGTGAHVQRGGLLAAHEAGVRFVNISPLRSDILDRVGADWLAIRPSTDVALMLALAHVLLNEGLHDPDFLDRFTVGFDRFAAYLRGGTDGQAKTPEWAAEICGIPAGTIAKLARDMAASRTMISTAWALTRQDHGEQPFWAAIALAAMLGQIGLPGTGIGFGYSAMNNTGLNRRQINYASFPQGRNPVPDFIPVARVTEMLENPGGRFEYDGKTYEYPDIRLVWWAGGNPFHHHQDLNRMRRAWARPETIIANEWCWNALAQHADIVLPCTTPLERSDIALTPKDPYQVVMDQAILPVGQARDDHGIFRGVAAEMGVEDMFTEGKSAGEWQRWLWDVSRQQAAEQGVELPGWDRLQRDGWIRVPAPAAPTIMLEAFRTDPTANPLATPSGKIEIYSETIAGFGYDDCPGHPAWMEPAEWLGRADPGQLHMISNQPRNKLHSQLDHGSVSRADRPKGVEPVMMHPADAAARKLTGGQIVRLHNTRGACLAELRLSDAIRPGVIQIATGAWLDPQGDLCRRGNPNMLTLDKGTSKLAQGPIAHSCLVMVEACAEA
- a CDS encoding LysE family translocator → MTWEAWISLVLVAGVAIVTPGPGNLNTLRRAVELGYRSAIFSVMGNAAGLMVLGAATGIGLLAMLIASPGAWALFQWVGIGFLLFLGAQMILTSSHVCTASTPASRRTRFHLFAEAAGVSALNPKAALFFVAIFPLYTDPDRPMPLQVFLIVATCLSISVMSHALYILLAHQMRPHLSRPASYRAFRLCSGLVMLGLALWLLMQNVAGTEVAG